The DNA window ATGATTCAAGGGTTGGTATAATATTTGTTTTGTGTGACCTTAAATTGAAGAACCAGATGGCCCAGCTTTTGAGAAAAATATTTCCTGTTGAGCATTCAGTTcccaaagaagaagatgatgatgattatggtAACATAGAGTATTCATTTGCTGTTGAGTACCTTGGCCCTCCAGTCACTTATGATATTCCCCAAGCTCTTCCGGTAGATATTGAGAGAATCCCAATTGCTGCACCTGCTGTCTCAGCTTCTTTGTTGAATAACTTATCATTGCCAGTTATCCAACCTATTGTAAAATCTAAACCATCAACCAAGAAACGGCCACAGGAGCCAAAGTTTTGCTCTGAGGCTACTGTTTCCCCCATCACAACTGAAGTTTCGAGTAGAAATGGTGTACTTCATGAACCATCGGATGCAATAGATAGTTCAGATGCATTTGGCAATGCAAAAAATAATGGTGATCATCTGCCGGAGTTATGTAATGAAAAAGGAGATCCTGTTGGATTGAGGTTTTGCAATTGCGATGATAATCTGCGAGAAGTGTGTGGAAGCTCACACCTAGTAGAATCACGCAATGTTTGTACAGAAGATGCTGGTGGATTTCAAGATTATATGAGTCCCAACAATTGCAAACCCTCAGAATCAGGTTTAAGTTCTCATTCTGTTTCATCtgagattttttctttcaaagtGGACGACTGTGATAATGTAACTGTTGACCCTCCTGGCCATGCCAAAAAACCTTCAATTGTGACTTTCCGGGATCCTGAGTTCAACtatttttctcatgaagaatcTCATAATTCTGCTACTGAAAGCATCAGAGAGGAGGATTGTCATAATGTAACTGTTGACCCTCCTGGCCATGTCGAAAGACCTTCAATTGTGACTTTCCGGGATCCTGAATTCCGCGATTTATCTCATGAAGAATATCATAATTCTGCTactgaaagcatcaatgtggcacgTGAGGTAGAAAGGATTGGAAAGAAGGGAACATGCTATCGGTGCTTGAAAGGAAACCGGCTTACTGAAAAAGAGATTTGCATTGTTTGCGGCGCAAAGTATTGCTTCAATTGTGTGCTGAGAGCAATGGGGTCGATGCCAGAGGGCAGAAAATGTATTACTTGCATTGGGAAAAGAATTAATGAGGGAAATCGAAGGGCACTAGGGAAATGTTCTCGGATGCTCAAGCGGCTTCTTACTGAGATGGAAGTCAAACAGAGAATGAAATCTGAGAGATTTTGTGAAGTAAACCAGCTACCAGCAGAGTTTGTTTATGTGAACGACGAACCACTTAGTCAGGGAGAGCTGGTTCTATTGCAGACCTGCCCTAACCCACCAAAAAAGCTAAAACCAGGACACTATTGGTATGACGAAGTATCAGGTTTTTGGGGAAAGGTTAACATCTGGCTTTATCTAGGCATTCTTCCCTCCACCCTTCCCTTACTTCTGTTGCACGGTATAATGTTTGATTTTTAGTTTCAATTGAACAGGTAGGAGAGAAGCCTTGCCAGATTATTAGCTCCCATCTGAATGTTGGTGGTCACATGAAGAAAAACGCTAGCAATGGGGACACAAACATACTCATAAATAACCGGGAGATAACTAAAGCAGAGCTTCGGATGTTGAAGGTACTGTAGCGATGCGTTTTCATGTTTGTTTTAAATATGTAAGATTTTGAACATGCAGGATTTAGTACCTTCTGTTAATTTGTTGCAGGCAGCAGGAGCCCAATGTGAAGGAACAAATTCCTTTTGGTTGAATGATGATGGGTCCTACCAGGATGAGGGGATGAATAATGTAAAGGGCCGAATATGGGGCAAGGTATATTTGCAGTAGTCGTGCCCTGTCATACTTTTAGTACTGGTTGTATCTTGATGAACTTTCATTAATATGATGTTATTTCTTCTCAGACTAGAGTAAATTTAGTCTGTGCAGCCTTGTCTTTGCCAATTCCTCCAAGCTCTGGAAATCCCGGCAGAAAAAATGTTGATGATATTAGCCAAAACTGCCTTGAGCAGAAAATTCATGGGAAGCTTCTTCTGGTTGGTTATCGAAAATCTGGCTCAAGTACCATATTTAAACAGGTGAGACAAAGTTAGGGAACTTATGTTAGTGCTCATGCTAGTCCTTACATCTTATTATTTTGTGTGGTTAATTGCCTGTTGGAATGATAATGTAATTTTATTTCACTTATGTTAATTCCATATCAGAGTTATTTTGACATCATACTTGATACCTTCGCTCTGGCAACAGTAATGACTAATGACATAATTTGTGTAATAAGTGAACTTATAGCTGCTTGATGTTTGGGGTACTCAGAATATGGATGCAAGTGAATGCTACTTTATATATTAAAGAGCTTAAATGTACAACATCTTATATGATATGAATGTTGCCATATCTCTTTGTTGTTACCTATATACAGACCTGCATATAAACATGCAGTCCTATGTCAGAGACGTTGGAAAATAACTGCCGTGAACAAAATAATTGTGCCGCAAGTTTTAGGGATGCTCATACCTTCCTAGATCATGTCAGTATTGCTGTTACCATTACATGGGGAAGTGCTATAACTTCCATAATTGTCTTAGGGCTGCTACCTTGATGGGGAACTCAAAAATATCTGGCACCAATATAAATCATGGGGCATTTTTTGTTGGCCTTTCGTCTagaattttaagtcattttatcAGGGTGTTTTCCTTTTTGGATAGACCTTTCCCCCCCTTTATCATGTTAAGAAAGTTGGTCATCCTTCGATTAAAAATATGCACAAATATAAGAAAATGTTCACCGTAAGCCAGGTTAGGACAAGTCTTGGTGTAGTATATTGCTCCATGCAACATGGGTATCGTTGTTGTCATCATAATAGAATCCTTTATGCCAAACAAGTTGGGGGAGAGACCTTACATTGTCCTTCCTAGATTCTTTACTGATTGGAGCCTTGCGCACCTGGTTGACCCTCTTCTTTGTCAATGAAAGTCATATCAATGCAACCGTGCTGATATACATATCAATAGAAATAAAACACTAACTTCCTGGTCCTTTTCCTTAACAGCTTTACTGTCATTATTGACTACCAATGCATATATGACGAGGCATTAAAAGAGATGTTGCCCCATGACCATAGTTATCGGGAACGCTCTACTACCCCTCGTACTCCGAATTGGGATGCACGTCCCGGAACGGGGTACACTAGTGACCTGGGACGCTCGGGAACGTGATCTGGGATGCCCAAATGGGTGTCCCAAAAATCTGCTATAGAAAACTTGAGAAATAGAGTGGAAATCAGGTATAATTGActcaaaattgaaaggaaacccCAAAATCATCACTGATTgaatatatatggagagagttgagggaaATAGAGGGAGGGAGAtgagaaaaactgaaaaactgaCTTTCGAAATTCATTGAAAATATTGTTTCTGATTACAGAGGCATATGGAGGCAGAAAGAAGTGCACCTCACCATTTTAAACGCTCAAAGACATTAATCTAGATAACCTTTCAATATTTAGTAGTGACCCGAAAAACCTTTCAAATCGTACCACGTTCCTAATTAGCGTACCAACTAATCCTATCCCCCAACGTACCACAAATTAATCAAGCGGCGTACCCCGTTCCCGTACCCGTACCCGTACCATGACCCGGAGTGTACCGTGTTCTTGGTAACTATGCCCACGACGGTTTCCATTGTGGCATGTGTATGAATGCATCCGAAGAAGATGGAAAACGGTGTACTTCTTGAGAGTTGATACTAATAATAATTTGTTATGGTGTATCTTTTAATGTGAAAAGTGGAAAAAATGTTATACCTTGTTACTGCCTTTTTACTCCTGCCCACTCCTCCTAGTAGACTATAGCCACATTGTTTTTTGCTGATGCTAAAAAAATTGCTGCTAACATTGATTATGTGGTTATTTCAGGCCAGACTTCTGCACAGTATTCCTTTTACTGAGGATGAGCGtcaaaattttaagtttatgaTTCAAAGAAATTTGTATGCCTATATTGGCATACTGCTAGAGGGACGAGAAAAATTTGAGCAAGAAAGTTTGATTGAAAGGAGAAAAAGACAATCTGTTAATCAATGCGGTCCTTCAGGTAAAATGCATTATCGTTTATTGATATTTCTTGTTGTTTGCCCTGAAAATCAATGGcagttttttgttatttgttaatatTATGCTAGGACATGTGATGATGCACAAAGCTTAATTCCCAGGCGTTTATGACTTTACAGTTACTCTTACTGTATTCGTGAACTTTCTACAATCTGTTCTTGGCACAAATTTTGCGAATTATCATAATCAGCATCTTGGGAGGCACCAAGCAGTTTATAATGCATTGATTGACATTATTATCAGTTCTGCCAAAATTGAACTTCAGTTTCGTGTTATTGTGTAATATGGATTGAGATAATCACTCCTTCTTACTTTACTTCTATTCTGCGAAAGGACTTTTCTTCCTTTGAACTAGGTGGGCCTGGAACAATGTCTTTGTTTTGCTGAAAAAGATGAAAATAAGGATCATAGAGAAGTAGTATATTTTGCTGCTTGTGgttcttcatttttctgctgCAATATTAAATTATAGAGAGCTCTCATAATTAGCATCTAAGGAGGCTTTGGGCAATTTATTACGCATTGATTGCCAATTTTTTGGTACTCTTCTGccgaaataaaaaaaaatcggcTTTGTGCTATCATGTGTATTGAGATAATTCTTCCTTTTGAACTAGGTGAACCTGAAAAATGTCCTCAAATTTTGCTGAAAGGATGACAATAAGGACCATGGAGAATTGAAACATTTGTGGCTTGTGGTTGTGGAGTTCATTTTTCTgcaaaatatgaaaatgaaagCAGTTCATTCCATGAATTTCACTTGTacttttcttgtgttttttgcTAAAATTGGTCAACTGgtaattttcacaattttttgttAGAATGATTCACTTGCTAAAAGCTTAAAATCAGCTAGTTATGTTATGTTCTTCATTATTTGCTTATTGCTGCAGTATACTAACCTTTCTATACCTTTTGTACAAGATAGTGCCTGGCTTTGTTTTTTCATTGTTATCGTgttttttgatgatgatgatgattgatctttgaactttaaagtacTAAAACTTCAAGAACTTCAATAGAATGTGAACAAGTTGACATGCAACATGAGTACTATGCTGTATGAATGGCTCAAGTCTGATTGGTTTTACGATGACAGATAACATGGATCAGAAGGACGATAATACTATTTATTCAATTGGGCCAAAACTGAAAGCTTTTGCAGATTGGCTTCTCAAAGTTATGGCTTCTGGTAATTTAGAAGCCGTATTTCCACCAGCCACTCGTGAATATGCTCCATTTGTTGAGAAGTTGTGGAATGATACAGCTTTTCAAGCCACATACAACCGGAGGGATGAATTGGAAATGCTATCCAGAGTTGCTACTTATTTCCTAGAGAGGGTGAGCTCCTGCGATTGTTTTTCTATGCAAGTTTTGTCAGCATAAAACTGGGGTTTCCTAATTATCTTTAGTTTGTTTCTTCACTATATACTGCTCAACAATAATCAATTGGTTATTCATGTTTAGCTACATTTCTTGTGCCATATTCAGGAGAATCAGTTAATATGTGTAAGTTTTGCAATTTATTTGACGTTTCCTGCCATTATACAAGTTATAATGGATTTCCTGTCAGTTATGTTCTGGTACTTGTAGATAATGTAGCATAAATGCAAATGTGTCCAGTACTGACAATTTGGCTTGACCAAAATTTGAACCCCTGCATCTATTTTCTATCAATTATTTCAAGCTTGAAAAAGGAGGCACTGAATTGATTTGTCAACATTTATTGATTGCTTAATTTGGGTCCGCTCAACTGACAggattgtgtttgttttttgcTAAACGGAGGAGACGGGATGACGTAAAATATGAAAATGTTAAACATGTAAAGTATGTCAAATATGGCTCTTATGATATGAAATGCTATCATGGAAAGTAAATCAATTATGATTCTTATGATTAGCACTAACTTAGTAGCATTTCTTCTGATAAGCTGTTAGTATTTTTTGATCTTTGATGTTAGTTTTCTTCCTAGGCTGTGGAGATTTCAAGGCCAGACTATGAGCCGTCTGATATGGACATCTTGCATGCTGAGGTAACCACCTCTTTGAAAGGGATTCCTTGCTTGGAATTTGAACTTCCCAATTCGGCAGAGATGGACCTTGGTGCTACTGctctttctcatgattccaTAACGAGGTTAGTTTAACTCTTTGCATCGGAAGTTTCGGTGAGAAATCTTTCCATTTTTTATGATCATTTATTTCTGATGCATGATCGCTACTAGAAGTTTATTTGCAAGAAAACAGATTCGAAGACACTCTTATGCCGAGTCAAGCCGCAATCATTTTGATAATGACTTTCATAATTGCTGTTTTTTCTAGAAAAACTTTGAGCTTGGGAAAAACAGGTGGACGTTTTCATGGCTATGGAGAGGAATAAAAGTTAATATATAGTTTCTTATAGCTTAGCTTTTTTATTGACATATGTTTCTGCCATCTTTCTCCATTGTCATCAGTGACAAATATGCTTCTTATGACTTTGGATGCGAAGTATGTTTCCTTATCTAACAACCATTCTCGCAGGTACCAACTCATTAGGGTTCATCCAAGAAACCTTGGAGAAAACTGCAAGTGGTTGGAGATGTTCGAGGATGTTGATGTCGTCATGTTTTGTGTGTCGTTGACAGACTACAGTGAATTTCTTGAAGACAGTAGAGGAGTTACTGTGAACAAAATGTTGGCAAGCAAGCAGCTACTGGAAAGCATAGTCACTCATCCAAACTTTGATGGGAAAGACTACCTATTAATACTCAACAAGTTCGACCTGCTCACAGAAATAATTGAACGAGTACCGCTCACTCAATGTGAATGGTTTCACGACTTCAATCCAGTGATTAACCCGATTCAGGACGACAGCAGTCGCAGATATTGCAACCTTTCGTTGGCTCATCGTGCTTTCCAATACATGGCGATTAAATTCAAGAGATTCTTCCACTCTCTCACTGGCCGTAAGTTGTATGTTTCACTGGTTCATGGGATGAAGCCTGATTCTGTTGATTACGCTCTTAAATTTGCAAGGGAAATTATGGTATGGAATGAAGTGGAACCCAGTTACACCATGATTGAAGCGTCTATAACAAGCATCGAGCAGACTACGTCCTCATGATTTCGTACGTTGAAAATGAATCAAATGCAGGATAGGAAGGAAGGGAAATTAAGGTCTGCTACTTTGCTTCTACTAACTAGCGTTGttcatattctttttttttttgtgtatattatAGATGCTCAGAAAAAGGAATCCATAGGAGAGGCAAATACACAGTTCTGATAGATGCCTGTAACaccaagaaaaacagaacttTTTGTAACTACTGAGATATGGCCCTTGAAGGCCCATTTGCCATTACAGAATAGCAATTGCTCAATCACCATGATCATTATATGCATATCATTTTGACATTCTGTAGATCAAACTTGCAGAGGAACTTATTTGCACTACCCATATGATAtactatgtgtgtgtatatatatatatatatttgtgtgtgtatagatACAGTGATTCCTGGCTAATATCAATCACAAAGGAGCAAAGCGGTCCATGAGCAATAAAACAGTAGTCTCTGAAATTGTGGTGTTGTCTCCATGAACATGACCCAACTTGCTGTCTTCCCtggctctactctttccatctTCTTCAACAACTTCTACTACTCTGGCCTTGTCTTCTGACAATGATAATGGCTTCCTCACCTTCTTAACCTTCTTCTCTTTGAGCCTTACTAGCTCACTAACCCACACCTCCACCACGGCTGACATTTTCACAAACACTTAACAAACTCaacccaaaaccaaaaaaccaatttctttcttgtgtttgGTGAATTGAATTAAGAGGTGTTTGATGGGTTTATTATATAGTGGAAGAGTATGGAGGGTTGTTTTGGTAAAAACAGGGTAAGGATTTGGCGGGTTTAAGGTCGTGGGCTTCTTTTGGACCAAAAAATCTGTGTGGTTGGGCCGTAGATACCGTGTAAGAATAGGATCCGGTTGCAAAGACTTGGTATGGTGTGGTTACTTACATTGTTTTTCCCGTGTGTCATTCAAACGATTGACATTATTCAAGGGATCCTTTATCCTTTCAAATGATGTAATAAGTCTTGAAAAATGTAAATAGTTgtgttattacattattttataaTGAGAAATTATGTGATTTCATACGAGTAAATGTAATTTTGGCCACTTACATATGACTCCTCTTACAACTCGATCCCCGACGGTCTCTGATACAACTCGATTCCCCACGgtttatttgtttcaatttgagCACTCATTTTACAATAGTATTCCTTTAGCATAATTTCTCATTATCTGTTAATGACCAAAAGTATTTTATTTCATGAAATTATTTTGTCTCCCGTACTACTATACTAGGTAGTAATTGGGCTATCACGAAAGTAGAGGAGGTAGGATGAACAATTGGTCAGATTTAATATGGATTGTACAGGATGATAGTTGGAATCGGTTGTCCTAGGGTTCCATCATCTGAGATCCTTGGGGAAGAGGATCAAATTGATTTTTGTGAACAGTTTGATGCACTATCTTCCTTTAACCCTTTGAGGGAAATAagacaaaagaaatgaaaattcatAAACAGATCCCATCGTCTCCACTTGTAAAAACTACGAGATCACCCCAAGGACGCGTTGCACATCCTAGAATTCCCACTTGAACCTATTTAGGCACTTACTTTCCCACATTCTAAGATATCCGTTTATGAGTCCAAATGGAGAGGCAACTCCCACAAAGACGGCTTCTCTAAAATGAAGCCATTCTCTTCATCTTCACAACCACTCACTGAGATAGAAACCGGGCAAATAACGGAGCAGCAGTTACTTGACTCGATTAGATATTCTGGgtggcatttcatcaaacatgtTGTGCCAATTCTTACTCCTTCCCTTGTATCCTCCACTTTGTTCAGTCTTCACTAAACTCCTGATTTGGTCCTTCAATTCATGACCCACGTCGAGTCTCATTGCCTCGATGCTAGACCCCGCTGTGTTGCTATAGGAATTGTCTCTCGCCTCCCGTCCCAGAAACCCGCTTTGCAACTCTTAAAGCAAGCCACCAATGATGGCATTGCGACGAACAGAGAGTTGTTTGATGCGCTGGTGATTGACCGTGATGAGTTGGGTGTAAAGAGTAGTATTGTTTTTGATTGCTTGATAAGGGCTTATTGTGAGTTGAGGAGAGGTGATGATGCATTGGAGTGCTTTTAtatgatgaagaaaaatagaattTTGCCTAAGGTTGAGTCTTATAATGATATGTTGTGTTTGTTTTCAAAGTCGAATAGGATGGATATTGCATGGATTTTGTAAGGGGAGATGTTCCGATTAAGGATTAAGTCCAGTGTgattatttataatataatGATTGATATGTTATGTAAGGAAGGGAAGTTGAAGAAGGCAAAGGATTTCATTGGGTTTATGGAGAGTTTGGGAGTTACACCTAATATTGTCACCTATAACACCATAATTCAGGGGTATTGTTCGAGAGTGAGGTTTGAGGCAGCTCATATTATTTTAAGTACAATGAAAGATAGAGGTGTTACTCCAGATTCATAGACTTGCAGTTCGTTTATTAGTGGAGGATGAGGCATTCCAAATTAAATGTTCCCTTTTTTATTTATGAAGAAAAGTTCTGGTTTGGTGGTACTTCAAAGTACAAAATGTTCCCATGGTTCAGCTCAGATGGCTACATTGTGGAGTAAATTATTGATAGTGGACTGAATCGATATTCGATATTCGATATGAGCTTCACAAAGAGGCATGTCTGTCGGTGTTGGAGTTTGGACTCTGTTCTTGTGGAATTGAACAACATATTTTTCCTTTCGTTTCTTCTCTTAATCTGTTTCCTAGTTTCTAAATAAGATTAGGTATTtgtcttctttcttgtttgtaaagTTAGCAGGGCTATGCTGCAGAATTTAGTCTGGGGTTGAAACTATTAGCAGTGTATATGATCTTCCTGGATTCCTTGTACAAGAAGCAATAGAAATAATGTCTCTCCATATCTGAATTTAAGAAATATGCATGATCTGCGCACATCAGAAAGATTTCTTTTCTGTGTTCCGCACCCCTTCATGTTATGTCCATGCCTTCTGTTTCCAGCTTCCATTTCCGTTTATAGTTACAATGTCTTCTTTGCTTTGTCAGTTCACCTTTTAGCTGCAGTGTTTAAATTGCCAGTTCCTAATTGTCTGGTGCAATATATTTCACTCTCTGAACTCATGGATCAAGGTAATCCTTTCATTTTAGTTATATGGTTTTCTGAAACAAACATATTTTTGTCCTAGTTTTATATCAGTTACAAACATGGTGGCAACTTTGATTGAACTGATTTAATTGTATGTAAATTCTGGATTTATTGTAGGATGTCTCTCCTTACAGTCACTGGTAGCTCATTAGTTCTCTGTCTTCTTTATTTCTAAGTTCCCATATGTTACGTGGAAATCCAAGATATTAGAGAATTGCTTGTGAAGCATTCTTTGGACGATTAAAAGTAGATTCATTCATATTGTCAAAGGCTAGGATTAATCGCCTTGGACAAATAACTATAATTAGGTCTGCCGTGCTAGATGACTTGATGTCGTCTAAGATAACTAAGTGGCCATAGGAGATACTACTCTTGACGTATTCTTTAAATTCGGCTTGTTAGCTTGCCCAGTACCCTGCTTTTCTGCTATACATTGCATTATTTTAGAAACTCTTGAGAATAGTAGCATCTCAGGAGTTTAAATTTTCAGCTGAATTGACGATGATGCTTTCTACTTTTGGAATTTACATGAGCTCACTGAT is part of the Tripterygium wilfordii isolate XIE 37 chromosome 7, ASM1340144v1, whole genome shotgun sequence genome and encodes:
- the LOC120002319 gene encoding extra-large guanine nucleotide-binding protein 1-like, producing the protein MAQLLRKIFPVEHSVPKEEDDDDYGNIEYSFAVEYLGPPVTYDIPQALPVDIERIPIAAPAVSASLLNNLSLPVIQPIVKSKPSTKKRPQEPKFCSEATVSPITTEVSSRNGVLHEPSDAIDSSDAFGNAKNNGDHLPELCNEKGDPVGLRFCNCDDNLREVCGSSHLVESRNVCTEDAGGFQDYMSPNNCKPSESGLSSHSVSSEIFSFKVDDCDNVTVDPPGHAKKPSIVTFRDPEFNYFSHEESHNSATESIREEDCHNVTVDPPGHVERPSIVTFRDPEFRDLSHEEYHNSATESINVAREVERIGKKGTCYRCLKGNRLTEKEICIVCGAKYCFNCVLRAMGSMPEGRKCITCIGKRINEGNRRALGKCSRMLKRLLTEMEVKQRMKSERFCEVNQLPAEFVYVNDEPLSQGELVLLQTCPNPPKKLKPGHYWYDEVSGFWGKVGEKPCQIISSHLNVGGHMKKNASNGDTNILINNREITKAELRMLKAAGAQCEGTNSFWLNDDGSYQDEGMNNVKGRIWGKTRVNLVCAALSLPIPPSSGNPGRKNVDDISQNCLEQKIHGKLLLVGYRKSGSSTIFKQARLLHSIPFTEDERQNFKFMIQRNLYAYIGILLEGREKFEQESLIERRKRQSVNQCGPSDNMDQKDDNTIYSIGPKLKAFADWLLKVMASGNLEAVFPPATREYAPFVEKLWNDTAFQATYNRRDELEMLSRVATYFLERAVEISRPDYEPSDMDILHAEVTTSLKGIPCLEFELPNSAEMDLGATALSHDSITRYQLIRVHPRNLGENCKWLEMFEDVDVVMFCVSLTDYSEFLEDSRGVTVNKMLASKQLLESIVTHPNFDGKDYLLILNKFDLLTEIIERVPLTQCEWFHDFNPVINPIQDDSSRRYCNLSLAHRAFQYMAIKFKRFFHSLTGRKLYVSLVHGMKPDSVDYALKFAREIMVWNEVEPSYTMIEASITSIEQTTSS